TTTATAAGCAGGGAGACGCAGGCGTTAGGCTActcatagtggggagtatcataaggtagtaacatgcatatgatattagtgtatgatactacctctatagtgcatagtatcatagatgatcatattaattgtcatgcatgacacaaaatAGCATAGCATTTAACATGATACGGTATTTACCTATGTTACTCTAACACTTTCTCTCTCTTCTTTAATTATGTGTCACATAAGCATGTTTGCTAGTCCCAAGTGCATGTTATGACTTAGCCCTGTGGGTAAAGGCCGGGCTCGCCTCCCATTTCTCGCGTGATTGGTTGACGGGACGGCACGTCATCATTCACTCTGGAGCGGAGGCAATGTTTCAATCAAGGACGATGCGGCGACAACCTGTCATAGGGATTGGCTCTCGCCTTGTGACGACTCAGAATCACCAGTCGGCAGGCCCGGGGGCTACAATCAACGATACGGGGGGCGGGGTCCTCGGGATCATATGGGATGGTTCGTCACCGTGTGTCCCAGCGAGGCGTGTCGACTAACACCGAGAGAAGGCAACATGTGTGTTATGCACCGGGAATCCCCAGACACGACCAGTCCCGAGCATCTGGGGTGGAAGCCGCCTAGTTTATTCCAAAGTCACATGATTACAATCGGCAGCAACTAGTTCGATGCAAGTACGAGGATGATTAAGTCTTGGGCCAAAATTCGCTAACAACTCTCCTGAATTTTCTCTGTACGTATCAATTTTCTAGTTCCATTGAAGATAAAGAATGCGCGCACCAAGAGATAAACGAATCCGTGCTAGCTTTTTTTTTTCATTCGATCTAAAATGGATCAGGTTTCACTATCGAAAGATAACGGAACAACAAATATCTAAAGAAAGAACATTCAATGCAAAAACGAAAACACATTGAGGTTCAAAAGTGCCTTACACAATCCGTGCCAGATTTAACAAAATTCAAAACGGCCACATATCATCTCGATCTTGGAAAACTGACAAGAAGAGAAACATTGCAAATTGCGAACACTCCCCGTGCTCGCCACCAATGCAAGTATTTTTTTTTCCGTTACTCTCCGCTGGCTCTTTGGCATCGATAGTGAGAATGTGTAGCTAATTCTTGTTTCCTAATCGACCGCTCCCACACTTGGAATTTCAATTGCGGCCCGATGGCATGCACTGGCCCGACCCGGTCCAGGATTCTGAGGCCGAGTCGGGTTGGTCGTCCGGGCCGAGCTGCCCATGACCAGGTAAAATATAGACgtattttaaagtgtagatttACTTATTAATACTTGTATGCAGTTTATATTGAAATCTTTAAAAAGTCTTATATTTAGGGACGGAGGGTGTAGAAGACAAGTTAAGGTGACAATGCGATGTGGAGAACAGGAGCACCCCCTGCAGCTGTTGCCGATGGAGAAGGTCATGGTGGCGGCAACGTGCGCTGCCTTGGaggccgtcctcctccactccgTCCGCCTCGACTTCCAGGAATTGGCGAGGATGCTGGCGCTGTGCCCTCGTCTCCGCGTCCTCGGCCTGCGCTCCTGCACGGACATCAGTCGTGTCGCCGTGACGCCGGCGATGGGGCTCTCCAGCCTCAGGACCGTCACCATCATAGACTGCAGCTCCCTCATTGGTGTGGACTTCGCGGTGGTTTATAGCCTCCTGTCGTTCCGCTACAGCGGCGGGTTTTGCTTCTATCTGCCCGGCGATGCCATGTTCGCCGACCTCGACATCCGTTTCGGCATCAAGAAAAGCCGCAATGTCCTCATCTGCCAGAAGGTCTATTGTCTATTAGAAAAGTTCTTGTCGATTTTTCATCACAAGTTACCATATGCATGTAGTGTGCATGATTAGCATACTCAAATGACTGAATTCTGTTAACATTTGCACTTTATCAGGTGTTCAGTGGCTGGTTCGAAACCCGTGTTTGCTCGAAACTTGCTACCCTCACCATCTGCAGCAATGTCCTCTTTGTATGTATGCATTTCTCTGCTGAACTTCGGTTTAGTTTGTGATATTTGGAATCATGGACTGTTTGTTAACCTTGAATGCCATCTTAGGTTGTGTCTTCCTTGCTTAATGCAACCTCACATGCCCAATCGACCAAGATGGTGGGCGACTTATTTCCAAGAATGACGGAACTACAGTTGATTATGTTAGAAATGAAGGCCCCTGAGCTTGCAAACATCTATGTGTTCCTCAAGAACAGCGGCTGTTCTAATCTGGAGAGGCTTTTTGTGCAGGTTTAACAACTGTTCGTTTGCAAAATTGATTGTTTGAGTTTGTTGGTAGTCAGTTGTCATTTTAGTGCACTGACATCTTTATTGTATTTTTATTTCATCATAATGCTTCTAAAGTGATCACGGTTTGTGCTTGCAGCTCCCTACTGCACCGAGCGGGCTCTTGGTGGATTCGTTTGACTATGTGGGGTTAGAGCCACCACCGGATGTTTTGGAAAACCTCAAGGTGGTAAAGATTACGAATTTCAGTTGGAACCGCTATGAGCTGCAGCTGGTGTTTTTTTTGTTGAGGAAGGCTAGCTCTCTTCATAAACTGGTACTGATTACTCCCAGTTTGGAGCCGTTGCATGTGCCCGGTATCCAGAAGGCAGACCTTTTGTTTCTTGCAGAAGCTGTGGCGAATGGAAAAGTAATTCTCAGTGGGTCTGACGATGCGGCAACCCAGCCATTTCATTCAGATGTCTCTGCCGACTTTTAGTTGCTAGTCAGAAGTGGAATTATGGCCCTATAGCTTGTAATATTGTAGCACCAAGCTGCCTTTGGGGCGTTGTGACTGCCGTGAGAAAGTAAATTTGTATGCTACAAGGATTAGCATGACATATTTTGGTATTGATCGTAGCAAGCTAATAATGATGCAGCTCATCAGGCTAATATATTCTAGAGATCTCTATATTCTACAGGGACTACTGCTGGAGAGGATAATAGATCTATTGTAGTGCTGACATTCACAATTTATAAAATTAAAGCCTGCCCTCGAGTCATGAGTGGTTCGCATTTTTACAGAGTTCCCACTTGCAAGTGCCCTTGGGTGTTCATGTCTGTTGTCATGCATTTTTCTTGTGATGTAGTGGCGTGGAAGGAATGTTTGCTGGAAGTGAGGCTGTATTGCTAGAGGTGGTGTGGTGTCGTGCAATTCAGGCCATGTTATTAGGCTTGGTTCAAGACTGGGAGTCAATATCTATACTTTGATTTATCTTTCGATATTTCTCTATGCTGTTTTGTATAGTCAACAATTGAGATTCCCTGTTTTTCATTGATCATAGTATGGCTGAGTTTGTTTCGTGAGCAACCTCCTTGCTCTTTCAGATATTGTTTGCTACATATCATGTAACCTTGCTATATATTGCCCATGCTGTAGGTATGAACTATTTGTTGCATACTCCGTATTCATTTTGTCTGGAGGGTTTAATATCGTCAaggaactactccctccgtctcataatgtaagaagttttttaacactagtgtagtgtcaaaaaacgtcttacattatgcgATGGAGGGAGTATCTGTTGTGTGTTTTGTTTCAGCTGCACTGTGTAAGGGACAACCTATATACGCTCTAGGTCAAGTTATGGTATTAAACATAATTTTTATCCTCAAACTTCAGTGGTTCTGTGGTTTTGTTGTTCTGAAGTTTCAGTGGTTTTGTTAAACATAATTTGTTGCATATTCATTTTGCCTTGATGTTTGCTCTGTGGTTCTGAAGTTATTAGCTTTGCTTTTAGTTACCATTCTGTACTCAAACTTTATGTTCTCCCTCTATCTCTATTGCAACTTATTCCCTCAGCTTTGCTTTTGCTTCTTATTAGTTTTCCCTCTATCAATAGGTTCTCAGTGAAAAAAAAAATTATGGCATGTCTGAACAGCAATTCAGTCACAATGCTCCATAAATAACCCATTTGTGTCAACTTCTGTGCATGGATGTTGTCTTTTAGGCTGTTTCCTTTTAGCAACTCAAAAACACCTTTATCATGTGCATAGTGCAGTTAACTTGTCATGTCTCATACGGCAGTTAACATCGTGTTTTTCTTATTGTCATCCATAACAGGAGAAACATTTTGCAGGAATGTGGTCAGGGAATCACGATTAACAAGAGAAACATTTTGTAGAAAAGTGGCTGGGGAATCTACAGTAGGTAAGGTTAATGCCAGGAATGGGAGCCTATGCTGTACCGTCACTCGCGACCACTGTTATGGCTGACGAGTTCCAGTTCAAGTGGCATGGTAATCTCTGAACCACCGGGTGCTCCTTCTCCTCTGTATCTCTTGATGCAACTCGATTGACCACGACCGTCCTTGAATTCGTTCCATCCAGGTTACTTTGCCGTGGACACTGACTGTCACCCCTGTACAAAAGCTTGGATTTTGTTTGCATGTAGGGAGGAAAGTAGAAACGTAGTGATGCCATAGGCTTTTTTGTGGCCAAAAGGCCTTTTTGTGGTTGTTGTTACACAGTAGTAGCCTTTTTGTTGTAGTAGTTGCAAACAAGACTCTTCATTGAAGGAAAAAAAATGATGTCAAGAGAGGCTCGTTTTTAGCACACCTTAACCACAAGGCAGTTTTTGGCAACGACCGACCCATCCTTGTAAGAGAATGACTGGCTCTATTTTTGCTCTCTTTGTGTGTCCCAGCAACGCAGCGATCGGTGATCTATTTGCCTCCGGTTCCTTGATCTATTTGCCTCCGGTTCCTTAGGTTGTTGTGTCTGAGTGTGTTGCTGTGTTTCCAGGGTTTGTTGAGCTGTGTCCTCAGCATTAACCCTTTTGCTACCTTATTTGTGTGTGAgacttttgtgtgtgtgtgtatgaaCCTTATTGGATGTTTGGCTCGGGCGAtttgctttataatataaagcggtgtgaaagcctttttcggtaaatTAATCACTGTGATATCATAACGTTTCATTATTTCGTGGTCTTGATTTGATAAAAAAATTCAAGAAACGGAAGTGGTACCTCTCGCATGCTAAGTAAGCGCTCTACATGTGTTTGCTTAATTGACAAATTCGCCTGCAATATGCAAGACAACATCACAAGATGAAAGCGTAGTTGTAGCCTTTCTGTTGATAATTGTTTCTTATCACACGTGGACCTTTTCATTGAGTGCACCACATGTTTCATCCTCTATAACACCGCTCCCTACGTTAAAGAGCTCACATTCAATTGATGCCTTCAATTAGAATTGGGTGACCGATTTTGACCGGGTCAACAGTTTTGCTTCAATTCTTTTACATTATACACTATGCTTTCCAATTTTGAAGGGCTCACAATTAATTGACGTATTCAATTTAGAATTGTGTCATCCGATTTTGACCAGGTCAACGGTCTCTCAAGCTCTCCTATTCAATTCTTTTAATTTACTATGGTCCCTAATTTTGAAGCTCTATCAATCAATCGAAGTATTCAATTTTTGATTTGGTTTATGATTTTGACCGGGTCAATAAATTTTCACCCTCCCACCACCTAGAAAAAAGAAGCATCACCATGTGATATTATAGCACCAATATAGTATATGCAACCACTGACACAAAAAATTCTCTAGATACATAAAAATAGATTGGTTAGCCGTAGCCAGCGGTGAGCCGG
This genomic interval from Triticum urartu cultivar G1812 unplaced genomic scaffold, Tu2.1 TuUngrouped_contig_8516, whole genome shotgun sequence contains the following:
- the LOC125531951 gene encoding uncharacterized protein LOC125531951 — encoded protein: MEKVMVAATCAALEAVLLHSVRLDFQELARMLALCPRLRVLGLRSCTDISRVAVTPAMGLSSLRTVTIIDCSSLIGVDFAVVYSLLSFRYSGGFCFYLPGDAMFADLDIRFGIKKSRNVLICQKVFSGWFETRVCSKLATLTICSNVLFVVSSLLNATSHAQSTKMVGDLFPRMTELQLIMLEMKAPELANIYVFLKNSGCSNLERLFVQLPTAPSGLLVDSFDYVGLEPPPDVLENLKVVKITNFSWNRYELQLVFFLLRKASSLHKLVLITPSLEPLHVPGIQKADLLFLAEAVANGKVILSGSDDAATQPFHSDVSADF